In Synechococcus sp. KORDI-100, a single window of DNA contains:
- a CDS encoding SDR family oxidoreductase produces MPQAEAMAQTPSPPGPWSGRRIGITGARGSLGRSLSQSFRQQGADVTGLTHSEPPQHVSADGPDRWVRWSCGEEAQLESCLAELDILVINHGINPQGNQTPEDVDRALEINALSSWRLMQRFERLVAQASDDRPRELWVNTSEAEIQPAISPVYELSKRLIGQLVSLRGANLTPEQRRRLRIRKLVLGPFRSDLNPIGVMTAGFVARQILVMARLNLSLIIVTPNPLTYLLMPLNELGRWTYSKALNRRDR; encoded by the coding sequence ATGCCCCAAGCTGAAGCCATGGCCCAGACCCCTTCTCCCCCTGGCCCCTGGAGTGGCCGACGCATCGGCATCACCGGCGCTCGTGGAAGCCTCGGTCGTTCCTTGAGCCAGTCATTTCGTCAGCAGGGCGCCGATGTGACCGGCCTGACCCACAGCGAACCTCCCCAGCACGTCTCCGCAGATGGTCCTGATCGCTGGGTGCGCTGGTCCTGCGGTGAGGAAGCACAACTGGAATCCTGCCTGGCGGAACTGGACATTCTCGTGATCAATCACGGCATCAACCCGCAAGGGAATCAGACACCGGAGGATGTTGATCGTGCTCTGGAAATCAACGCCTTGAGCAGCTGGCGGCTCATGCAGCGTTTTGAACGGCTCGTCGCCCAGGCTTCCGACGACAGACCCCGCGAGCTCTGGGTCAATACGTCAGAGGCTGAAATTCAACCGGCCATCAGCCCTGTCTACGAGCTCAGCAAGCGGCTGATCGGTCAACTCGTGAGTTTGCGCGGCGCCAATCTCACCCCGGAACAACGGCGCAGACTGCGCATCCGCAAGCTTGTTTTGGGTCCGTTTCGCTCGGACCTCAATCCGATTGGCGTGATGACGGCAGGTTTTGTCGCCAGACAGATTCTCGTGATGGCCCGGCTGAACCTGTCCCTGATCATCGTGACGCCCAATCCGCTGACCTACCTCTTGATGCCTCTCAATGAACTGGGCCGCTGGACTTACAGCAAAGCGCTCAATCGCCGCGATCGGTGA
- the ebsA gene encoding type IV pilus biogenesis protein EbsA produces MASAWGILGERRSRALPPLSDAALRALFAPYCGGVAREVELLAALQLLNQQQLQGFRSVEGGLGHPYTLSWLAVRSPLETTRCNLRFPERPDLLYDFELVTHQLVSWLMDCREEEHGSVDLPDGFWQWLLLGADPAVEV; encoded by the coding sequence ATGGCTTCAGCTTGGGGCATCCTTGGGGAACGACGGTCTCGGGCGTTGCCACCTCTCTCAGACGCAGCACTGCGGGCTCTGTTCGCGCCCTATTGCGGAGGCGTTGCCCGTGAAGTTGAGCTCCTTGCTGCGCTGCAGCTCCTGAACCAGCAACAGCTGCAAGGGTTCCGTTCGGTGGAGGGAGGGCTTGGTCACCCCTACACCCTCAGCTGGCTGGCCGTCCGCTCTCCATTGGAGACCACACGGTGCAACCTGCGCTTCCCCGAGCGACCGGATCTGCTCTACGACTTTGAGCTGGTGACCCATCAGCTTGTGAGTTGGCTGATGGACTGCCGTGAGGAGGAGCATGGCAGCGTTGACCTGCCGGATGGGTTCTGGCAATGGCTGCTGCTTGGTGCGGATCCCGCCGTTGAGGTCTGA